One window from the genome of Gemmatimonadaceae bacterium encodes:
- the plsX gene encoding phosphate acyltransferase PlsX yields the protein MARIALDAMGGDFAPRATVAGALQSLTELEAAHTIQLVGQTSVVERELHDLFTGEFAGHSRDLRSRIEVVEAPEVIDMADKPGVAVRSKPNSSMVVGLRLQAEGQSDGFVSAGNTGAQMAASMIILKLHEGLKRPAIATIFPTSRKPIVVLDSGANVDCSADELVQFARLGAVYVEDILGRDNPAVGLLSIGEEPEKGNAVVKEAHELLRGAGLNFVGNVEGRDLPAGQCDRGAIDVVVCDGFVGNVVLKFYEAVAPMMLGILKRAGVEPQRLTAALKDLDYSEHGGAPLLGVRGVSIISHGKSSPRAIKNAIGVAVRAVESHMNEHIGRGLQSVAGEGEAA from the coding sequence TTGGCTCGGATCGCCTTGGACGCCATGGGTGGCGACTTTGCCCCACGCGCAACCGTCGCCGGGGCGCTCCAATCGCTCACCGAGCTCGAGGCGGCTCATACGATTCAGCTCGTTGGGCAGACGAGCGTCGTTGAGCGCGAGCTGCACGACCTGTTCACCGGCGAGTTTGCTGGTCACTCGCGGGACTTACGGAGTCGCATCGAGGTCGTCGAGGCGCCGGAGGTCATCGATATGGCCGATAAGCCTGGCGTGGCGGTGCGCAGTAAGCCGAACAGCTCGATGGTCGTGGGGCTGCGACTCCAGGCCGAGGGCCAATCGGACGGTTTTGTGTCGGCCGGGAATACCGGCGCACAGATGGCCGCGTCGATGATCATCCTCAAGCTGCACGAAGGGCTGAAGCGACCGGCGATCGCCACGATCTTTCCGACGTCGCGCAAGCCCATCGTCGTGCTCGACTCCGGCGCGAACGTCGACTGTTCGGCGGACGAGCTGGTGCAGTTCGCGCGCCTCGGTGCCGTGTACGTCGAAGACATCCTCGGCCGCGACAACCCCGCCGTCGGATTGCTCAGCATCGGCGAAGAGCCGGAGAAGGGAAACGCCGTCGTGAAGGAGGCCCATGAGCTGCTTCGGGGTGCGGGGCTCAACTTCGTTGGGAACGTCGAAGGTCGTGACCTGCCCGCGGGCCAATGCGATCGCGGCGCGATCGACGTTGTCGTGTGCGACGGCTTTGTCGGCAACGTCGTGCTCAAGTTCTACGAGGCCGTTGCGCCGATGATGCTCGGCATCCTCAAACGCGCCGGGGTCGAGCCCCAGCGCCTAACGGCTGCCCTCAAGGACCTCGATTACTCCGAGCATGGTGGCGCACCGCTCCTGGGCGTCCGCGGTGTGAGTATTATCTCACACGGCAAGTCGTCACCGCGTGCGATCAAGAATGCAATCGGCGTCGCCGTGCGCGCCGTGGAGTCACACATGAACGAGCACATCGGACGTGGCCTGCAATCCGTTGCCGGCGAGGGAGAAGCGGCATGA
- a CDS encoding CBS domain-containing protein: MKLGDFVSAERVVVPLPSTLVEAADALLARVDEPAVRDAAKLRRRLDESRDKDLVVVGDRAFLLHFRADCVGALRVALGVAPEPIVRSTDDAHARVVVLVVAPPREAARHLQVVRAFALLLSQPDAVDSILAAESAEELAALSALEEFNLPEELTVRDLMTERPRTTTPDMPLPDAAREMLSSGLSALPVVDEDDGLLGLLSERELMRHFISTAMLTRSSRFTPPGASGARTVRDVMTRQVLCVAPEQSLAEVAALMTNKDVERVPVVRGGRLVGFLTRGDIVRKLIAP; the protein is encoded by the coding sequence ATGAAGCTGGGCGATTTTGTTTCCGCCGAGCGCGTTGTCGTACCGCTCCCATCCACGCTTGTCGAAGCGGCCGACGCTTTGCTCGCGCGCGTGGACGAGCCGGCGGTGCGCGACGCCGCCAAGCTTCGGCGACGTCTCGACGAATCCCGCGACAAGGATCTCGTCGTCGTCGGCGATCGTGCGTTTCTCTTGCACTTTCGCGCGGATTGCGTTGGCGCATTGCGAGTCGCGCTCGGCGTCGCGCCCGAGCCGATTGTTCGAAGCACGGACGACGCACACGCCCGTGTCGTTGTACTCGTTGTCGCCCCGCCTCGTGAGGCGGCCCGGCACCTGCAAGTGGTCCGTGCGTTCGCGCTGTTGCTCTCGCAGCCCGACGCCGTCGATTCGATTCTCGCCGCCGAAAGCGCCGAAGAGCTCGCCGCGCTGAGCGCGCTCGAGGAGTTCAATCTCCCGGAGGAGCTCACCGTGCGCGATCTCATGACAGAGCGTCCGCGCACGACGACGCCAGATATGCCGCTCCCCGATGCTGCGCGCGAGATGCTCTCCTCGGGATTGAGCGCGCTGCCGGTCGTCGACGAAGACGATGGCCTCCTCGGCCTCCTCAGCGAGCGCGAGCTGATGCGCCATTTCATATCGACGGCGATGCTCACGCGGAGTTCGCGCTTCACACCACCTGGCGCGTCTGGCGCGCGCACCGTGCGCGACGTAATGACGCGTCAGGTGCTCTGCGTCGCCCCCGAGCAATCGTTGGCCGAAGTGGCCGCGCTCATGACCAACAAGGATGTCGAACGGGTACCTGTCGTCCGCGGCGGGCGCCTCGTCGGCTTTCTCACGCGCGGCGACATCGTTCGCAAACTCATTGCACCCTGA
- a CDS encoding beta-ketoacyl-ACP synthase III — protein MRRPIAAIAGTGRGLPATVMTNFDFAKIGIETTDEWITERTGIKQRHIARQGESTTTMAAAAARQAMHRAGVSEGEIDAIVLSTATPDRLLPATAVDLQAELGATRAAAFDIGAACAGFIFAAAIGEGMISTGTAETVLVVGSEKMSSIIDWQDRSTCVLFGDGAGAAVLRRAKHHKGILSTYMRSDGTLANLLYRPAGGACMPFSDEVLQARSQYVKMAGREVFKHAVRSMADACDRALDGAKLTGKDIDLLIPHQANVRIIEATAKHANVSMEKVYVNVDRYGNTSSASVAIALDEALENGRIKEGMNVLLVAFGAGFTWASMVLRF, from the coding sequence ATGAGACGTCCCATTGCAGCGATCGCTGGCACTGGCCGCGGTCTCCCCGCGACCGTGATGACAAACTTCGATTTCGCGAAGATCGGCATCGAAACGACCGACGAGTGGATCACCGAGCGTACGGGCATCAAGCAGCGACACATTGCGCGTCAGGGCGAATCGACGACGACGATGGCCGCTGCCGCCGCTCGTCAGGCAATGCACCGTGCCGGCGTCAGCGAGGGCGAGATCGACGCGATCGTGCTCAGCACCGCGACGCCGGACCGGCTGCTCCCAGCAACTGCTGTCGACCTGCAAGCGGAGCTCGGCGCGACTCGAGCCGCGGCCTTCGACATCGGCGCTGCTTGCGCTGGTTTCATCTTCGCCGCCGCGATTGGCGAGGGAATGATCTCGACCGGAACCGCCGAGACAGTGCTCGTGGTCGGTTCCGAGAAAATGAGCTCGATCATCGATTGGCAGGATCGCTCGACGTGCGTGCTCTTTGGCGATGGCGCGGGCGCAGCGGTGCTGCGCCGCGCGAAGCATCACAAGGGGATTCTGAGCACGTACATGCGCAGCGACGGCACGCTCGCGAATCTGCTCTATAGGCCGGCGGGTGGCGCTTGCATGCCCTTCTCGGATGAAGTGCTGCAGGCGCGCAGCCAGTATGTGAAGATGGCCGGTCGCGAGGTGTTCAAGCACGCCGTGCGCTCGATGGCCGATGCCTGCGATCGCGCCCTCGATGGCGCCAAGCTCACCGGCAAGGACATCGACTTGCTCATTCCGCACCAGGCCAACGTTCGTATCATCGAGGCAACCGCGAAGCACGCGAACGTCTCGATGGAAAAGGTCTACGTCAACGTGGACCGCTACGGTAACACGTCTTCGGCCTCGGTCGCGATCGCGCTCGACGAGGCGCTCGAAAACGGACGCATCAAGGAGGGCATGAACGTTCTCCTCGTCGCGTTTGGTGCTGGCTTCACGTGGGCGTCGATGGTACTGCGCTTCTAG
- the fabF gene encoding beta-ketoacyl-ACP synthase II has translation MKRRVVVTGLGAITPVGNDVAAAWRALIDGVPGAGPITKFDPSKFPVRFACEVKGFDPLQYMDRKEAKRADAYAQYALAGSAQAMADAGLTDPGMYDPDRVGVILGSGIGGLKSFEEQHDIYRERGPSKISPFFIPMFIADIAAGLVSMRYNAKGPNYATISACATSAHAIGDAFRTIQYGDADVVITGGSEATVTPMAIGGFANMKALSERNDAPETASRPFDQTRDGFVMGEGAGVVVLEDLGHAKKRGAHIYAEIVGYGATGDAYHLTAPAPDGEGAQRAMRRAMADANLEATDIDYINAHGTSTPANDLNETKAIKAVFGDVAPDINVSSTKSMTGHMLGAAGAVEFIICTLAVRDCVVPPTINYEHPDPELDLNYTPNRAVRRDVEIALSNSFGFGGHNVTLAVRRFRG, from the coding sequence ATGAAGCGTCGGGTCGTCGTCACCGGCCTAGGGGCGATCACGCCCGTCGGCAACGACGTGGCGGCGGCTTGGCGTGCGCTCATCGACGGCGTTCCCGGGGCGGGTCCGATCACGAAGTTCGACCCCTCGAAATTCCCGGTGCGCTTCGCGTGCGAGGTGAAGGGCTTTGACCCGTTGCAGTACATGGATCGCAAGGAGGCAAAGCGCGCCGATGCCTACGCGCAGTACGCGCTCGCCGGCTCGGCGCAGGCGATGGCAGACGCCGGGCTCACCGATCCCGGGATGTACGACCCGGACCGTGTTGGAGTTATCCTCGGCAGTGGGATTGGTGGTCTCAAGAGCTTCGAGGAGCAGCACGACATCTACCGCGAGCGCGGGCCAAGTAAGATCAGCCCGTTCTTTATCCCGATGTTCATCGCCGATATCGCGGCCGGTCTCGTCTCGATGCGATACAACGCGAAGGGGCCAAACTACGCGACGATTTCGGCGTGTGCCACGAGCGCTCACGCGATTGGCGATGCCTTCCGGACGATCCAGTATGGGGACGCAGACGTCGTCATCACCGGCGGATCGGAAGCGACGGTGACGCCGATGGCGATTGGTGGATTCGCAAATATGAAAGCCCTCTCCGAGCGGAATGACGCGCCGGAGACGGCGTCTCGGCCCTTCGATCAAACGCGCGACGGATTTGTGATGGGGGAGGGTGCGGGCGTCGTCGTGCTCGAGGACTTGGGGCACGCGAAGAAGCGCGGCGCGCACATCTACGCCGAGATCGTCGGCTATGGTGCGACTGGCGATGCCTATCATCTCACTGCGCCGGCGCCGGACGGCGAAGGCGCGCAGCGTGCGATGCGCCGTGCGATGGCCGACGCCAACCTCGAAGCCACGGACATCGACTACATCAACGCGCATGGCACGTCGACGCCCGCCAATGACCTCAACGAGACGAAGGCGATCAAGGCCGTCTTCGGTGATGTCGCGCCGGACATCAACGTCAGCTCGACGAAATCGATGACGGGTCACATGCTCGGGGCCGCCGGCGCGGTGGAGTTCATCATCTGCACACTCGCGGTGCGCGATTGCGTCGTACCGCCGACGATCAACTATGAGCATCCGGACCCGGAGCTCGATTTGAACTACACGCCGAACCGTGCCGTGCGCCGCGACGTCGAGATCGCCCTGAGCAATAGCTTTGGCTTCGGCGGCCACAACGTTACGTTGGCGGTGCGGCGGTTCCGAGGCTGA
- a CDS encoding menaquinone biosynthesis protein has translation MASPRMPALQSPHRMTMPNVRLRVGRIPYINCYPVYGAVDRGAVRLEATLVDGVPTELNLQMAAGALDVSVVSAVEYAREAKRYVLLPDLAISCDGPVRSVLLFSKRPAEELDGRRVLVSRSSMTSVALLELLFEHVWDVQPQFVPANAEIIDVERFGDDEHDARLVIGDAALLLGSRLRAHRRVPAGYQHAYDLGEQWKRWTGLPFVFAVWVAQRTTPVADALGVHATLIESRDWGLRHLEMLAEQASVTTGVDHHSCLEYLSGLDYGLSYHHLAGLTEFFRRLVLAGRVPNGSLAFLPAA, from the coding sequence ATGGCGTCGCCCCGCATGCCGGCGCTCCAGTCGCCGCATAGGATGACGATGCCTAACGTCCGGTTGCGCGTTGGTCGCATTCCATACATCAACTGCTATCCCGTCTACGGTGCCGTCGATCGTGGCGCCGTCCGCCTCGAGGCGACGCTCGTTGATGGCGTGCCAACGGAACTCAATCTGCAGATGGCGGCGGGCGCGCTGGATGTCAGTGTGGTGTCCGCCGTCGAGTACGCGCGCGAAGCGAAGCGTTACGTGTTGCTCCCCGATCTCGCGATCTCATGCGACGGACCGGTGCGCAGCGTGCTGCTGTTCTCCAAGCGGCCGGCTGAAGAGCTGGACGGCCGTCGCGTGCTCGTGAGCCGCAGCTCGATGACGAGTGTTGCACTCCTCGAGCTGTTGTTCGAGCACGTATGGGACGTGCAGCCGCAGTTCGTGCCGGCGAACGCGGAAATCATCGACGTCGAGCGTTTCGGTGACGACGAGCACGACGCACGCCTCGTCATCGGCGACGCAGCGCTGCTGCTCGGCTCGCGCCTGCGCGCCCATCGCCGTGTCCCGGCTGGCTATCAACACGCCTACGATCTGGGCGAGCAGTGGAAGCGCTGGACGGGACTCCCGTTCGTGTTCGCAGTGTGGGTTGCGCAGCGAACGACGCCGGTCGCCGATGCGTTAGGCGTGCACGCCACGCTCATCGAGTCACGTGACTGGGGCCTGCGTCATCTGGAGATGCTGGCGGAGCAGGCTTCTGTAACGACCGGTGTCGATCACCACAGCTGTCTCGAGTACCTATCCGGCCTGGATTACGGACTTTCGTATCATCACCTGGCCGGCTTGACGGAGTTCTTCCGTCGACTTGTTCTCGCCGGCCGCGTACCCAACGGCTCATTGGCTTTTCTTCCCGCAGCATAG
- the ndk gene encoding nucleoside-diphosphate kinase, which translates to MAGNFTLAIIKPDAFGNGKAGKIIAHLEQQGFRVRAARVTLLTDDEAKEFYAVHRERPFYGPLVAFMTSGPAMPMVLEKRDAVASLRAAIGATDPKEAAEGTVRKLYAESKERNAIHASDSDENAAREARFFFSETELIRARR; encoded by the coding sequence ATGGCCGGCAATTTCACGCTCGCGATCATCAAGCCCGACGCATTTGGCAACGGCAAGGCAGGAAAGATCATCGCGCACCTGGAGCAACAGGGCTTTCGCGTGCGCGCCGCGCGCGTCACGCTGCTCACCGATGACGAGGCAAAGGAGTTCTACGCCGTTCATCGAGAGCGGCCGTTTTATGGACCGCTCGTCGCGTTCATGACTTCCGGCCCCGCGATGCCGATGGTCCTCGAGAAGCGCGACGCCGTCGCGTCGTTGCGCGCCGCGATCGGCGCGACCGATCCGAAGGAGGCAGCCGAAGGCACTGTGCGAAAGCTCTACGCGGAGTCAAAGGAGAGAAACGCGATTCACGCATCCGATAGCGACGAGAATGCCGCGCGGGAGGCCAGATTCTTCTTCTCGGAGACGGAGCTGATCAGGGCGAGGCGCTAA
- the fabD gene encoding ACP S-malonyltransferase has protein sequence MDIVLLFPGQGSQKPGMGKDLAETFPEARAVFDRADEVLGARLSRLCFEGPAEQLTLTHNAQPALLAHGAALWAVARERIGSRVRAAAGHSLGEFSAYHAASALPLDDAFRIVRRRGELMYQAGAERPGAMAAILGTLRDPIEDLCARASKDAGLVVPANYNTPDQIVISGEIDGVERAMALAKESGAKRAMRLNVSGAFHSPLMKSAERGLTEILEATAVADPAFPVYANLDGKPVTAASDARERLVSQLTSPVRWTEEVQSIACDFPNALFVEMGPGTVLVGLVRKIAPSVKTASCGTVAEVEQLLGLVTS, from the coding sequence ATGGACATCGTCCTGCTGTTTCCCGGCCAGGGATCGCAGAAGCCGGGCATGGGGAAGGATCTCGCCGAGACCTTTCCAGAGGCTCGCGCGGTCTTCGATCGCGCTGACGAGGTGTTAGGCGCGCGCCTCAGCCGGTTGTGCTTCGAGGGTCCCGCCGAGCAGCTCACGCTCACGCACAACGCGCAGCCGGCGCTGCTCGCCCACGGCGCGGCGCTGTGGGCGGTGGCCCGCGAGCGCATCGGCTCGCGAGTTCGCGCCGCCGCTGGTCACTCGTTAGGTGAATTCTCCGCGTATCACGCCGCCTCCGCGCTGCCATTGGACGACGCCTTCCGGATCGTTAGGCGCCGCGGCGAGCTGATGTATCAGGCCGGTGCCGAACGACCCGGGGCCATGGCGGCAATCCTCGGTACGCTCCGTGACCCGATCGAGGACCTCTGTGCGCGCGCCTCGAAGGACGCGGGGCTCGTGGTGCCGGCGAACTACAACACGCCCGATCAGATCGTCATCAGTGGCGAGATCGATGGCGTCGAGCGGGCGATGGCGCTCGCGAAGGAGTCCGGGGCGAAGCGCGCGATGCGCTTGAACGTGAGCGGCGCCTTCCACTCCCCGCTCATGAAGAGCGCCGAGCGCGGGCTCACCGAGATCCTCGAGGCTACCGCCGTCGCGGATCCCGCATTTCCTGTTTACGCGAATTTGGACGGTAAGCCGGTCACAGCGGCCTCCGATGCACGCGAGCGGCTCGTCAGCCAACTCACGAGTCCCGTGCGATGGACCGAGGAAGTACAGTCGATCGCCTGCGACTTCCCGAATGCGCTGTTCGTCGAAATGGGCCCAGGCACCGTCCTCGTTGGTCTTGTACGCAAGATTGCGCCATCGGTGAAGACTGCGTCGTGCGGGACAGTCGCCGAAGTGGAGCAGCTTCTCGGGCTGGTAACGTCGTGA
- the sucD gene encoding succinate--CoA ligase subunit alpha, producing MSIFIDSGTTLVVQGITGRDGSFHAKQMLEYGTCVVAGVTPGKGGQRFENTVPVFDTVASAVAETSANTSVIYVPPMFAADAIMEAADAGIKLIVAITEGVPVLDMTRVYPFVKEHGARLIGPNCPGLITPGRSKVGIIPGRICTPGNIGVVSRSGTLTYEVVYQLTRAGLGQSTCVGIGGDPINGTNFIDCLAAFEADPGTQAIAMMGEIGGTDEQDAARFVRERMKKPVVGFIAGQTAPPGRRMGHAGAIISGSSGTAAEKVAAFEQAGMGVAKRPKDFVDLLRERLA from the coding sequence GTGAGCATCTTCATCGACAGCGGCACGACGCTTGTCGTGCAGGGGATCACCGGCCGCGACGGCTCGTTCCATGCCAAGCAGATGCTCGAGTACGGCACCTGTGTAGTCGCTGGCGTCACGCCCGGGAAGGGCGGTCAGCGATTCGAGAACACGGTGCCCGTTTTCGACACCGTGGCGAGCGCCGTCGCCGAGACGAGCGCGAACACGTCGGTGATCTACGTGCCGCCGATGTTTGCCGCCGACGCGATCATGGAAGCGGCGGACGCCGGCATCAAGCTGATCGTTGCCATCACCGAAGGCGTTCCCGTCCTCGACATGACCAGAGTCTATCCGTTCGTGAAGGAGCACGGCGCTCGGCTCATTGGACCGAACTGTCCAGGCCTCATCACACCTGGTCGCTCGAAAGTCGGGATCATACCTGGTCGCATCTGCACGCCAGGCAACATCGGTGTCGTGAGCCGCTCGGGAACGCTGACTTACGAAGTTGTATATCAGCTCACGCGCGCAGGCCTCGGGCAGTCGACATGCGTCGGCATCGGCGGTGACCCGATCAACGGGACGAATTTCATCGATTGCCTCGCTGCCTTCGAGGCAGATCCTGGAACGCAGGCCATCGCGATGATGGGCGAGATCGGTGGCACCGACGAGCAAGACGCCGCGCGCTTCGTGAGGGAACGGATGAAGAAGCCGGTCGTCGGATTCATTGCCGGACAGACGGCGCCGCCCGGTCGACGCATGGGTCACGCCGGCGCCATCATTTCGGGTTCGTCCGGCACGGCAGCAGAAAAAGTCGCCGCGTTCGAGCAGGCAGGGATGGGCGTCGCCAAGCGGCCGAAGGACTTCGTCGACTTGCTGCGGGAACGACTCGCCTAA
- the rpmF gene encoding 50S ribosomal protein L32: MAVPKRRTSKRKKRARNTHKTAPVIALQKCPQCQAMKRPHHVCPECGYYAGEQRVEAREA, from the coding sequence ATGGCCGTTCCGAAGAGACGCACCTCAAAGCGAAAGAAGCGCGCCCGCAACACGCACAAGACGGCGCCGGTGATTGCGCTTCAGAAGTGTCCCCAGTGCCAGGCAATGAAGCGCCCGCACCACGTCTGTCCGGAGTGCGGCTACTACGCCGGTGAGCAGCGGGTCGAAGCGCGGGAAGCGTAG
- the fabG gene encoding 3-oxoacyl-[acyl-carrier-protein] reductase, translating to MKIDLSGRSALVTGSTRGIGRAIAETLAHSGAKVAVVGRDKARADAVATELPTGTSQGFACDVGNVESVMQLVSDVEKSLGAVDILVNNAGLTRDNLLMRLKDDDWDAVVDANLRGAFVAIRAATRGMMKRRWGRVINIASVVGIVGNKGQANYAASKAGLIGLTKSVAKELASRNILANVVAPGFIETDMTAAMTPEARTALSHQIPLERLGTPNDVAGIVGFLASDHAAYITGQVIVVDGGMVM from the coding sequence GTGAAGATCGACCTCTCCGGCCGCTCGGCACTGGTCACCGGCAGCACGCGCGGCATCGGCCGGGCCATCGCTGAGACGTTGGCGCACAGCGGTGCGAAGGTCGCGGTCGTCGGCAGGGATAAGGCGCGTGCCGACGCTGTTGCGACGGAGCTTCCAACCGGCACTTCACAGGGGTTCGCGTGCGACGTTGGGAACGTCGAATCAGTCATGCAGCTCGTCAGCGACGTCGAGAAATCGCTGGGCGCTGTCGATATTCTGGTCAATAATGCGGGGCTCACGCGCGACAACCTGCTGATGCGACTCAAAGACGATGATTGGGATGCCGTCGTCGACGCGAATCTGCGCGGGGCATTCGTCGCGATTCGCGCGGCAACGCGGGGCATGATGAAGCGCCGCTGGGGACGGGTGATCAACATCGCGAGCGTCGTCGGCATCGTCGGCAATAAGGGCCAAGCCAACTACGCCGCGAGCAAGGCTGGGTTGATCGGACTCACGAAATCGGTGGCGAAGGAGTTGGCGTCGCGCAATATCTTGGCTAACGTCGTCGCGCCCGGATTTATCGAGACGGACATGACGGCGGCAATGACGCCAGAAGCCCGCACCGCATTGTCGCACCAGATACCGCTGGAGCGTCTGGGCACTCCCAACGACGTTGCTGGAATTGTCGGTTTTCTCGCCTCGGATCACGCGGCGTACATCACCGGACAAGTCATCGTAGTGGATGGCGGGATGGTCATGTGA
- a CDS encoding acyl carrier protein, with the protein MADNNAQKVRDIIEKELGVEREKLSDDASFIEDLGADSLDIVELVMEFEKEFNIDIPDEDAEKLRTVGDAIKYLNDKVAV; encoded by the coding sequence ATGGCCGACAACAACGCGCAGAAAGTCCGCGACATCATCGAGAAGGAGCTCGGCGTCGAACGCGAGAAGCTCTCCGATGACGCAAGCTTCATCGAGGACCTTGGTGCGGACAGCCTCGACATCGTGGAACTGGTGATGGAGTTCGAGAAGGAGTTCAACATCGACATCCCGGACGAGGATGCCGAGAAGCTTCGGACAGTCGGCGACGCGATCAAATACCTCAACGACAAGGTTGCGGTCTGA
- a CDS encoding DUF177 domain-containing protein has product MLSFDIRSLEHHGVAVDAMLAPDDAIWQGEDPRPSGPLHVTGRLSTAGAGRYYWHGRIEGDVVMPCRRCLSDASAHVAAEEHVIFVDADDEEADNPDVYALDARADEVDLRPAVREQWLLAVPGFVLCKENCKGLCPTCGADLNLGDCACPPQVSVDGRWDALRSITTGNADDASMQQTKQKRRSGGESR; this is encoded by the coding sequence ATGCTGTCCTTTGACATTCGGTCCCTCGAGCACCACGGCGTCGCGGTCGATGCCATGCTCGCGCCTGACGACGCGATTTGGCAGGGCGAGGACCCACGACCGTCGGGACCGCTGCACGTCACGGGACGGCTCTCTACCGCCGGCGCCGGGAGATACTACTGGCACGGCCGCATCGAGGGCGATGTGGTCATGCCGTGTCGCCGGTGTCTCTCGGACGCATCGGCGCACGTGGCGGCCGAGGAACATGTGATCTTCGTCGACGCCGATGACGAGGAAGCGGACAATCCCGACGTCTACGCGCTCGACGCGCGAGCCGATGAAGTGGATCTCCGGCCTGCAGTGCGCGAGCAGTGGCTCCTCGCGGTTCCCGGCTTTGTTCTTTGCAAGGAAAACTGCAAAGGACTCTGCCCAACGTGCGGCGCCGATCTCAATCTTGGTGACTGCGCCTGCCCACCACAGGTCTCGGTCGACGGGCGGTGGGACGCGCTACGTTCCATAACGACGGGTAACGCTGACGACGCCTCGATGCAGCAGACGAAGCAGAAGCGACGGAGCGGTGGCGAGTCGCGCTGA
- the mqnE gene encoding aminofutalosine synthase MqnE, giving the protein MPAAVPLDRKLIGDESLGRIADKIESGERLTVDDGVALFASPDIVAIGAMANAVNRAKHGDRVLFAANQHINPTNVCTLRRTCVFCSYARLPKEDGAYRYTLEQVLEEAATANSTLTREFHIVGGLDMKAGLAYYSEMFRALKANFPHVHIKALTAVEIAHIARIEKMSIRETLIALREAGLDTMPGGGAEVFSAGVRATIADKKLAGEEWIDVHRVAHQLGIRSNCTMLYGHVETFADRIAHLAMLRDLQDETGGFLAYIPLAYHPDNNELGHALHREGTATSGFDDLKNLAVGRLFLDNIDHVKTHWVMVTPFISQTSLHFGVNDMEGTMVREKIYHEAGAHTAQAMTLDAILRLIRGAGKVPVERDSFYRVLRTFDGDPSPDGVAPHAGAPVAA; this is encoded by the coding sequence ATGCCAGCCGCTGTGCCGCTCGACCGGAAGCTGATTGGCGATGAATCGTTAGGCCGGATTGCCGACAAGATCGAATCGGGCGAGCGGCTGACGGTCGACGACGGCGTGGCGCTCTTCGCGTCGCCCGATATCGTCGCGATTGGTGCGATGGCGAACGCGGTCAACCGTGCGAAGCACGGCGACCGCGTTTTGTTTGCCGCCAACCAACACATCAATCCGACGAATGTCTGCACGCTGCGCAGGACGTGCGTGTTCTGCTCCTATGCGCGTCTGCCGAAGGAGGATGGCGCGTATCGCTATACGCTGGAGCAGGTGCTGGAAGAAGCGGCGACCGCCAATAGCACACTGACCCGTGAGTTTCATATCGTCGGTGGGCTCGATATGAAAGCCGGGCTCGCGTATTACTCGGAAATGTTCCGCGCGCTCAAGGCCAATTTCCCGCACGTGCACATCAAGGCGCTCACGGCCGTCGAGATCGCACACATCGCACGTATCGAGAAGATGAGCATTCGTGAAACGCTCATCGCGCTGCGCGAGGCGGGGCTCGATACGATGCCCGGTGGCGGCGCTGAAGTTTTCAGCGCGGGCGTGCGGGCGACGATTGCCGACAAAAAACTGGCGGGTGAAGAATGGATCGACGTACACCGAGTCGCACATCAATTGGGCATCCGCAGTAACTGCACGATGCTGTACGGCCACGTCGAAACCTTCGCCGATCGCATAGCGCACCTGGCCATGCTTCGTGACCTCCAGGACGAGACTGGCGGATTCCTTGCGTACATTCCGCTCGCGTACCACCCGGACAATAACGAGCTCGGACATGCGTTGCATCGCGAGGGAACGGCGACGAGCGGCTTCGATGACCTCAAGAACCTCGCCGTCGGCCGCCTCTTTCTCGACAACATCGACCACGTGAAGACCCATTGGGTCATGGTCACTCCGTTCATTTCGCAGACGTCACTGCATTTCGGCGTCAACGACATGGAGGGGACCATGGTCCGTGAGAAGATCTATCACGAGGCGGGTGCGCATACCGCTCAGGCGATGACGCTCGACGCGATTCTGCGCCTCATTCGTGGCGCTGGGAAGGTGCCGGTCGAGCGTGATTCGTTTTATCGCGTCCTCCGCACGTTCGACGGCGATCCGTCGCCCGATGGCGTCGCCCCGCATGCCGGCGCTCCAGTCGCCGCATAG